TGCGAGGCGTTGACGACATCGCGCTGCAATTGCAGCTTGATCGTGGTCTGCTTGATCGAGAACAGCGCATTGTCGACGTCGGTGAAGGCCTGGACGATGGTCTTGCGGTAGGTCTGCAGCAACTCCTCCTGCCGCGCCTTGGCGAATTCGAAATTGCCGAGGATCTTGCCGCCGTCGAAGATCGGCTGCGTCGCGCTGCCGACCAGCTGGAAGAACGCCGCGTGCGGCTGGAATAGCGAGACCAGCGCCGAGCTCTGATAGCCGCCATTGCCGGTGAGCTGGATGGTCGGGAAGAATTGCGCGCGGGCATTGCCGATATTGGCAGTGGCCGAGGCGAGCTGGGCCTCCTGCCGGCGAATGTCGGGCCGCTGCGTCAGCAGCTCCGACGGCAGGCCGGGCGTGACGCGCGGGATCGCGATCCGATCCAGCGAGCCGCCCGCGAGGCGCACGCTCTCCGGTGGCCGCGATACCAGCACCGCCAGCGCATTGGCGTTCTGGTCGAGCGTCTGGCGCAGCGGCGGCACCAGCGCCTTCTGGTTGGCCAGCACACTCTCCTGCTGGGCGACGTCGAGATCGGTACCCGTTCCGGCCTTGCGGCGCTCGCGAATGGCATCGAGGATGCGCTGGGCGCTCGCGATATTGCGCTGGGCGGTGCGCAGGCGATCCTGCGAGGACAGCACCTGGAAATAGGCGTTGGCGACGGCTGCGAGCGTCGTCAGCGCGACAGTATCGCGGTCGAAGCGGTTGGCTTTGGCGGTTTCCTCCGCCGTTTGCAGCGCGTCGCGGTTCTGGCCCCAGAAATCGAGCTGGTAGCTCGCGCTCAGCGACGAGGAATAGTTGACGACTTCACGGCCGCCGTTGGTCAGGCCCGACGCACTCGAGCCCGAGGTGCGCGAATAGGTCTCCGATCCGGCTCCCGACAGGCTGGGCAGCAGCGCCGCGCCCGCCTGCCGCGCCTGGGCGTCGGCCTCGACGATGCGCGAGACCGCGGCAGCGATGTCGAGGTTGACGGTCTGCGCCTCTTCCATCAGCTGCGTCAGCTCCGACGAGCGGAAGCTGCGCCACCAATCCAGTGTCGGCGGCGCATCCCCCTTGCCGGCGTATTTGTATTGCGTGGGGACATCGAGCGCGGGATCGGGAAGGTCCTGCGTCAGCACGCAGGCGCCCGAGCTCGAGGCAAAGCACAGCACCGCGAGCCAGCGCGCAGGCGTCCGGAGAGCTGAACCAAGGGATCGCCGCATGGCGACCGCCGGAACTCGCTGTGTCACATCCACCCCCCGCCGGGCAGATCCAACCGCCACCGCGTGGCCGGATTAGCCGATTCGCGGCTCAACAGCTGGGTGGGTCTGTGCAACTCGGTCACAACGGTGATGCTTTCTGCGAAACCTGAGAGCCATCCTAGCCGGGCGCGGAACTGCAGGACAGTCCCGCACCTGCGAAATGCACCCTCGAAAGCGCCCATATCCTTGGCCCGAAAATGTAAGATGTACTTGTCTTGCAAGGCTTTCTCTCATTTCCGAAGCATCCGGAAACGGCGACAAGCTTACTAAGATTTCATGTGATATTGCCGCCACACTATCGCCAGAGCCAGCGAAGCCCGCCCGGGCTCCACTGAAACCTGCGCCGCAACGCACCGTCGCTTGTCCAGCGCAAGGTGGGGACGCTGACACGGCGGCCGAGGCTCGTGGCGATTGCGCCCAGACGCGCGGCACCGATCGAGCTCGCGGAGACCACGGAATAGCGCGATGGTGACGATAGCCTTTCCCGCGACCGATGCCGCGCCAGACTCCGAAACCACCTTGGCGGCCGGCAAAACGCCCGCCTATATTATGCGGAGCTGACCGTTTGCGGGGCGCGCGGGTCTGGCGAAAGGCGGGATGGGGCGCGTCTTGCGGATAGTCACACCTGACCAGTTGAGGTGATGAGTCCGACGATGCCGAATGTCGTCTCGGTGACGCCCGATAACGTGGAGACAGCGCTCGCTGACCTGCCGCGGATTGTCCGCCTTGCGCTCTCGTTCGGCTCCAGACTCAGGCGCGGTACACTCGATGTGACCCTGCCCGATGGCCGTGTGATCCGGCTTGGCGGTCATGAGCCGGGTCCGAATGCCACCATGCGCTTGCACAATTACGGCTTCGCCTCGCGGCTGATCAATGGCGGCGATATCGGCATTGCGGAAGCCTATCTCGCCGGCGATTGGGATACGCCGGACCTGACGCAGTTTCTCTACCTATTCTGCGTCAACCACGATCTGATCCAGGCCATGTTGCGCGACAAGCCTCTGATGCGGTTCGTCCAGATGGTGCAACACTGGTTCAACCGCAACACCCGCCGCCAGGCCCGGCGCAACATCCACGCCCATTACGATATCGGCAATGCGTTCTACTCGGCCTGGCTCGATCCCAGCATGACCTATTCGTCGGCGCTGTTCGAAGAATCAACCACGGACCTCACGGCCGCGCAGACCAACAAATATCGCCGCCTCGCCGAGGCGCTCGACCTGAAGCCGGGCCTGAAGCTGCTTGAGATCGGTTGCGGTTGGGGCGGCTTCGCCGAATTCGCCGCCAAGACCTTTGGCGCACGCGTCGTCGGCCTTACGATCTCGACCGAGCAGCGCGACTTCGCGCGCAAGCGCATCCACGAGGCGGGCCTCGCCGAGAAGGTCGAGATCCGGCTGCAGGATTATCGCGACGAGCGGGATCGCTACGACCGGATCGCTTCGATCGAGATGATCGAGGCGGTCGGCGAGCAGTTCTGGCCGCGCTATTTCGCCCAGCTGCGTGACCGGCTGCTGCCGGGCGGGCTTGCCGGCATCCAGGCCATCACGATCCAGGACCGCCTTTTTCAGGGCTACCGGCGCGAGGTCGACTTCATCCAGCGCTACGTCTTTCCCGGCGGCATGCTGCCCTCGCCCGCGGTGCTGAAGTCGCTCGGGGACCGATTCAACCTCCCTGTCATCGGCGAGCGCATCTTCGGGCAAGATTATGCCAAGACGCTTGCCACCTGGCGAAATAATTTTCGCGCGGCTTGGCCGGGCCTAGTGCCGCTCGGCTTTGACGACCGGTTCCGGCGGCTGTGGGAATACTATCTCGCTTATTGCGAGGCCGGATTCCTCTCCGGCAATATCGACGTCCGGCAGGTTATCTTCGCAAAGCAGCAATAAGAGTTTGCGCCCCTCGCCTTGCAAGGTTCGCTTGTAAGGCCGGCGACCCTACTTTAGGGTCTCGATGCCTTCATGCATCCAGCCGGTAATTGCCTGACATGACCATCAAAAACGACGTTGTCGAAGCCATCGGCAACACCCCGCTCATCAAGCTCAAGCGCGCGTCCGAACTGACCGGCTGCACCATTCTCGGTAAGGCCGAGTTCATGAACCCCGGCCAGTCGGTCAAGGACCGCGCCGGCAAATGGATGATTTTGGAAGCCGAGAAGCGCGGCGAGCTGAAGCCGGGCGGCCTCGTGGTGGAAGCGACCGCCGGCAACACCGGCATTGGCCTAGCGGTAGTGGCGAGCGCGCGCGGCTATCGCACGCTGATCGTGATTCCGGAGACGCAGAGCCAGGAGAAGAAGGACTTTCTGAAGCTGTGCGGGGCCGAACTGCTGGAATCACCGGCACTGCCCTACTCCAATCCGAACAACTACCAGCATGTCGGCCGCCGCCTTGCTGACGAGCTGCGCAAGACCGAGCCGAACGGCGTGCTGTTCGCCGATCAGTGGAACAACCTCGACAATGCCAAGGCGCATTACGACTCGACCGGACCCGAGATCTGGGAGCAGACCGGCGGCAAGGTCGACGGCTTCGTCTGCTCGGTCGGTAGCGGCGGCACGCTGGCCGGCGTCAGCCGCTATCTGAAAGAGAAGAACAAGAACATTCGCATTGCCTGCGCCGATCCGCACGGCTTCGGCATGTATGAATACTTCAGGACCGGCACCGCCAAGGCGACGCCCGGCGACTCCACAACGGAAGGCATCGGGCTCGGCCGCGTGACCGCAATCGTCGAGAGTGCGAAAGTCGATGATGCTTTTCTCATTCCTGATGCCGAAGCTGTCACGGTGATCTACGAGCTGCTCCAGCACGAAGGCCTGTGCCTCGGCGGCTCCACCGGCATCAACATCGTCGGCGCGATGCAGCTCGCCAAGCAGCTCGGACCCGGCAAGACCATCGTCACCATTCTCTGCGATTCCGGCAGCCGCTATCAGTCAAAGCTGTTCAACGCCGACTTCATGCGCGCCAAGAACCTGCCGGTGCCGGAATGGCTGGAGAAGCGCAGCAACATCAAGCTGCCGTTCGTCTAGCTCCAGTCGGCTTGGTCAACTTCAGCTCGGACGCGCCGTAAAAATTTTACGCTTCGGCGCAGCGTTCCGAGGTGCTGTAGGGTGGGCAAAGCGCCGCTTCGAGCGCGGTTTTCGCCTCGTCGTAGTTCTTGAGCTCGATACTGACCAAACCTTTGCCGACCAGCGATTCAACGTGCTTTGGCTGAAACAACAGAGCCCGCTCGAAACTTTGCCTGGCGCGGTCGAACTGGCGCAGCGCCAGCTCCGCCAGGCCACGATTGCTGAGCGCATCGACATAGTCGGGCTTCAGCCTGATCGCGCGATCGTACACTTCGATGGCCTGCTCGACGCGGCCGAGATGCAGCAGCGCATTGCCGAGATTGGCCAAGGCCATCGGGAAGCTCGGCTTCAGCGCGATCGCTTTTTCCAGGCAGGTGCGCGCATCCTCATATTGCCCAAGTGCGAAATGCGTAGCTCCCAGATCCGAAAAAGCCTGTGCCGAGCGCGGGTCGACGGTCACGGCATGCTTGAGAGCCTGTTTCGCTGCCTCGAAGTGCTGGCTTGCGAATGCGCACAATCCAAGCAGATGCAAGGCGCTGAAATGCTCCGGGAGCTCATTCAGGATCTGGCGGCAGAGCGCCTCGGTCTCCGCATAGCGGCCCTGGCCAAAGGCCGCGTTCGCGGCGGCGATGATGGCCTCCGCCTGCTTCTTGAATTTCTTCTGCAATCGCGCGTTCTGGAACGCGCGTGCGCCGGCATTGCTTTGCAAGGTCGCTCTCCGAAGGATGGCCAACGAAGAGTCTAACCGATTCGCATGTCCGGCCGGCCGGTTAGCACCGTCTCCGGGATGTCCCGGAGATCAACGCAGGATCTGGCTCAGGAACAGTTTTGTACGGGCGTGCTGGGGCGTGGCGAAGAATTCGTTCGGCGTGTTGGCCTCGATGATCTGGCCGGCGTCCATGAACACCACGCGGTTGGCGACCTCGCGGGCAAAGCCCATTTCGTGGGTCACGACCAGCATGGTCATTCCCTCTTTCGCCAGGTCGACCATGGTGTCGAGGACCTCCTTGACCATTTCGGGGTCGAGCGCCGAGGTCGGCTCGTCGAACAGCATCACCTTGGGGTTCATGGTCAGTGCGCGCGCGATCGCGACGCGCTGCTGCTGGCCGCCGGACATCTGGCCAGGAAACTTGTTGGCCTGGTGCGGGATCTTGACCCGCTCCAGGAATTTCATCGCGGTCTCCTCAGCATCCTTCTTGGGGATGTTGCGGACCCAGATCGGCGCCAGCGTGCAATTGTCCAGCACCGTCAGGTGCGGGAACAGATTGAAGCTCTGGAACACCATGCCGACTTCGCGGCGTACCGCATCGACATGCTTGAGGTTCGGCCCGAGCTCGATGCCATCGACGACGATCTCGCCCTCCTGGAATTCCTCGAGCGCATTGATGCAGCGGATCAGCGTCGACTTGCCCGAGCCCGAGGGCCCGCAGATCACGATGCGCTCGCCCTTGTTGACCTCGAGGTCGATGTCGCGCAGCACGTGAAACTCGCCGTACCATTTGTTCAGGCCGGAAATGTTGACGATGGGATCAGCGGACATGGTGGCCTCGATCAGTTGCGGCGGTGGACGTTGAGGCGGCGCTCGACGAAGAGCGAGTAGCGCGACATTCCAAAGCAGAAAATGAAGTAGATGATGCCGGCGAAGGCGAAACCGGTGAACGCGGTCGACGGCGTCGACCATTTCGGATCCGAGAACGACGCCCGGAGCGACCCGAGCAAGTCGAACAGCGCCACGATCGAGACCAGCGAGGTGTCCTTGAACAGCGAGATGAAGCTGTTGACGAGGTTCGGGATCACGTGGCGCAGCGCCTGCGGCAGCACGATCAGCGACGTGGTCTTCCACCACGACAGGCCCAGCGCTGCCGCGGCCTCGTTTTGCCCGCGCGGGATCGCAGCGAGGCCGCCGCGGACGTTCTCGGCCTGGTAGGCGCCCGTGAACAGCGCGATGCCGATCAGCGCGCGCACGAGGCCGTCGACAGTGAAATTGCCCGGCAGGAACAGCGGCAGCATGTAGGTGGCGAAGAACAGCACGGTGATCAGTGGCACGCCGCGCCAGAATTCGATAAAGGCGATCGAGAATATCCGGATCAGGGGGATCGAGGCGCGCCGGCCGAGTGCCAGCGCAATGCCGATCGGCAGCGAGGTGACGATGCCTGTTACGGAGACCACCAGTGTCACCAGCAGCCCACCCCAGAGATTGGTCGCGACGATCGGCAGGCCGCCGTGGTCGAGCCCCATCAGCTTGATGACGATGGCCATTGCAATGAACGTGGCGATGCTCGACGCGAGCCCGCGCCACCCCGTGCGCATGCCGCCGCCGAGGACGAAGGCGATCAGCGAGACGAAAGCAGTCGTAATGGCAAAATCGACCCAGACCGACTGGCCCGTCCCCTGGATCTGGTCCCGCAGCCAGGTCAACGGGAAGATCAGCCAGTGGATCGCGGTGCCGACCAGCATGATGAGATGGCCGACAACCCACAGCAGCGGCGCGATCGCTGATGCCTTGCTCAGGCTGAGCAGGACCTGCCCGGCGCTGACGATGCTGTCGTCGAACAATTCCAGCAGGCCGGCGGTCCAGCTCAGGCCAAAGCCGCTGATGCCGCCGCCATGCAGCAGGAAGAACGCGACGACCGGAAAGGCGAAGAAGAACAGGCTGGCGTTGAGGCTCTTGGCGGGCAGGCGCGGAATCAGCAGCGGTAGCAGCAGCGCCGCCGCCAGGATCAGCGCGAGATTGACCCGCCAGCGCTCGGCTTCGGGATAGAAGCCGTAGATCAGCTGCGGCAGTTTGGCCTGGATGTAGGGCCAGCAGG
This portion of the Bradyrhizobium diazoefficiens genome encodes:
- a CDS encoding amino acid ABC transporter ATP-binding protein — its product is MSADPIVNISGLNKWYGEFHVLRDIDLEVNKGERIVICGPSGSGKSTLIRCINALEEFQEGEIVVDGIELGPNLKHVDAVRREVGMVFQSFNLFPHLTVLDNCTLAPIWVRNIPKKDAEETAMKFLERVKIPHQANKFPGQMSGGQQQRVAIARALTMNPKVMLFDEPTSALDPEMVKEVLDTMVDLAKEGMTMLVVTHEMGFAREVANRVVFMDAGQIIEANTPNEFFATPQHARTKLFLSQILR
- a CDS encoding cysteine synthase A, with translation MTIKNDVVEAIGNTPLIKLKRASELTGCTILGKAEFMNPGQSVKDRAGKWMILEAEKRGELKPGGLVVEATAGNTGIGLAVVASARGYRTLIVIPETQSQEKKDFLKLCGAELLESPALPYSNPNNYQHVGRRLADELRKTEPNGVLFADQWNNLDNAKAHYDSTGPEIWEQTGGKVDGFVCSVGSGGTLAGVSRYLKEKNKNIRIACADPHGFGMYEYFRTGTAKATPGDSTTEGIGLGRVTAIVESAKVDDAFLIPDAEAVTVIYELLQHEGLCLGGSTGINIVGAMQLAKQLGPGKTIVTILCDSGSRYQSKLFNADFMRAKNLPVPEWLEKRSNIKLPFV
- a CDS encoding amino acid ABC transporter permease is translated as MTDITASSFVRRDLVAERPAPVRTTGFVGLLRTRLFNSPTNILLTIVGALLLWFTIIPSVRFLIVDAVWNGKDRGACLAENAGFAVGACWPYIQAKLPQLIYGFYPEAERWRVNLALILAAALLLPLLIPRLPAKSLNASLFFFAFPVVAFFLLHGGGISGFGLSWTAGLLELFDDSIVSAGQVLLSLSKASAIAPLLWVVGHLIMLVGTAIHWLIFPLTWLRDQIQGTGQSVWVDFAITTAFVSLIAFVLGGGMRTGWRGLASSIATFIAMAIVIKLMGLDHGGLPIVATNLWGGLLVTLVVSVTGIVTSLPIGIALALGRRASIPLIRIFSIAFIEFWRGVPLITVLFFATYMLPLFLPGNFTVDGLVRALIGIALFTGAYQAENVRGGLAAIPRGQNEAAAALGLSWWKTTSLIVLPQALRHVIPNLVNSFISLFKDTSLVSIVALFDLLGSLRASFSDPKWSTPSTAFTGFAFAGIIYFIFCFGMSRYSLFVERRLNVHRRN
- a CDS encoding tetratricopeptide repeat protein is translated as MQSNAGARAFQNARLQKKFKKQAEAIIAAANAAFGQGRYAETEALCRQILNELPEHFSALHLLGLCAFASQHFEAAKQALKHAVTVDPRSAQAFSDLGATHFALGQYEDARTCLEKAIALKPSFPMALANLGNALLHLGRVEQAIEVYDRAIRLKPDYVDALSNRGLAELALRQFDRARQSFERALLFQPKHVESLVGKGLVSIELKNYDEAKTALEAALCPPYSTSERCAEA
- a CDS encoding SAM-dependent methyltransferase, whose protein sequence is MPNVVSVTPDNVETALADLPRIVRLALSFGSRLRRGTLDVTLPDGRVIRLGGHEPGPNATMRLHNYGFASRLINGGDIGIAEAYLAGDWDTPDLTQFLYLFCVNHDLIQAMLRDKPLMRFVQMVQHWFNRNTRRQARRNIHAHYDIGNAFYSAWLDPSMTYSSALFEESTTDLTAAQTNKYRRLAEALDLKPGLKLLEIGCGWGGFAEFAAKTFGARVVGLTISTEQRDFARKRIHEAGLAEKVEIRLQDYRDERDRYDRIASIEMIEAVGEQFWPRYFAQLRDRLLPGGLAGIQAITIQDRLFQGYRREVDFIQRYVFPGGMLPSPAVLKSLGDRFNLPVIGERIFGQDYAKTLATWRNNFRAAWPGLVPLGFDDRFRRLWEYYLAYCEAGFLSGNIDVRQVIFAKQQ
- a CDS encoding efflux transporter outer membrane subunit; its protein translation is MRRSLGSALRTPARWLAVLCFASSSGACVLTQDLPDPALDVPTQYKYAGKGDAPPTLDWWRSFRSSELTQLMEEAQTVNLDIAAAVSRIVEADAQARQAGAALLPSLSGAGSETYSRTSGSSASGLTNGGREVVNYSSSLSASYQLDFWGQNRDALQTAEETAKANRFDRDTVALTTLAAVANAYFQVLSSQDRLRTAQRNIASAQRILDAIRERRKAGTGTDLDVAQQESVLANQKALVPPLRQTLDQNANALAVLVSRPPESVRLAGGSLDRIAIPRVTPGLPSELLTQRPDIRRQEAQLASATANIGNARAQFFPTIQLTGNGGYQSSALVSLFQPHAAFFQLVGSATQPIFDGGKILGNFEFAKARQEELLQTYRKTIVQAFTDVDNALFSIKQTTIKLQLQRDVVNASQRAFDLAEQQLRAGTADIVTVLNTQLTLFQAEDTLAQAQLARLLAIVSLYQALGGGWEPRMEKPVNAL